The Bartonella sp. HY328 genome contains the following window.
ACGCCCTGAGGGCCGAATTTCTGCATCGGAAACGACAAAACGTGCCCTTACTTTGCTGCCCGTTTTGACTGGTGCCATGAAGCGTACCTTGTCAAACCCGTAATTAATGCCAAAAGTTTGGCCTTCGAGTTCCGGCAATGCTTCATAGGCAAGGGTAGATAAGAGCGAAAGTGTCAAAAATCCGTGTGCAATCGTACCACCAAAAGGTGTTTCTTTGGCTTTTAAAGGGTCAGTATGGATAAATTGATGGTCATCAGTTGCATCAGCAAATTGGTTGATCATATCCTGGCTAACAATACGCCAATCGGACAGGCCTACTTCTTGGCCAATTGATTGCGGTATATCCGCAACTGTTACTTTTTTTGCCATAACGGCCTCCATTCAATTACCCTTTATTCATCTGCGCTCTGGTTTGCTTGGCGGCAAACCCTTTGCTTCACCTTATTTAAAGTATTTTTGCAAAAAATACGTCTATTAACGTAAAATATGACAAACCAACAATTTGGCAACCGCCACAACCTCTATATGGTGTGAGGTGCGATAAGGTGCAGAGCCTTGATATCAACATTAAAAGCTCATTCTTTATAAATATATGAGGTTTTCAGCTAAAACCAGATCTGTGTGCAATCGCATAGCAGCTTTATGACTAAAAAAAAACTATTTTGGCTTCTTATATTAGCAATAATCTGATTTACCGACATTATTCAAAAATTATCCGCTGATTTGCGCTGGCTATGAAGCTGCCTTCGCGAGCTTTTTCGTAAAAGCGCGTAAAAACAACAGATTAATTTTAAGCGTCAATTCATAATTAGATTTTTCATATTGTTTAGAAAAAATATAACTATATATTCGATTAACATAACCTTATAGTTATGATTATAATATTTTTTTTGACTTCTAATATTAAATTAGTTATAGAAAAGAAAAATGGGAGACGAGGAG
Protein-coding sequences here:
- a CDS encoding MaoC family dehydratase, with the protein product MAKKVTVADIPQSIGQEVGLSDWRIVSQDMINQFADATDDHQFIHTDPLKAKETPFGGTIAHGFLTLSLLSTLAYEALPELEGQTFGINYGFDKVRFMAPVKTGSKVRARFVVSDAEIRPSGRIVFHYNVTLEIENSKKPALTADWITIAMVPPKED